A window of the Labrus mixtus chromosome 8, fLabMix1.1, whole genome shotgun sequence genome harbors these coding sequences:
- the LOC132978677 gene encoding uncharacterized protein LOC132978677 isoform X2: MPSLSEDLQEVRSRAEVCLYSGGRVVEVRAGVMAMANLSLPPCSKYRHIAAETMVTENSFGSNRKETLASLQRLSTALNILEKYGCNLTNPNRPKYWRTVKHNNPVFRATVDAIQETHPHPEFYERIIPTLRHKDVGLNTDAVIFQSSSSSGHSKGQTKSLAFPLHHHSSRKSSHSLSIQVSSTSSNKHPG, from the exons atgCCATCCCTGTCGGAGGACCTGCAGGAGGTGCGGAGTCGGGCTGAAGTGTGTCTGTACTCTGGTGGCAGGGTGGTGGAGGTGCGAGCCGGGGTGATGGCTATGGCTAATCTGTCCTTACCCCCCTGCTCCAAATACCGGCACATCGCTGCAGAGACCATGGTTACAGAGAACAGCTTCGGCAGCAACAGGAAGGAG acCCTTGCTTCTCTCCAGAGACTGTCGACTGCTTTGAACATCCTGGAGAAGTACGGCTGTAACTTAACGAATCCCAACAGGCCGAAATACTGGAGGACGGTGAAACACAACAACCCAGTGTTCAGGGCCACCGTCGATGCGATTCAG GAGACTCACCCACACCCTGAGTTCTACGAGAGAATCATACCTACACTCAGACATAAG GATGTCGGTCTGAACACTGACGCTGTGATCTTCCAGTCCTCCTCGTCTTCGGGACATTCAAAGGGTCAGACCAAGTCTCTGGCCTTCCCCCTCCACCATCACTCCTCCAGGAAGAGCAGCCACTCCCTGTCCATCCAggtctcctccacctcctccaacAAACACCCCGGTTAG
- the LOC132978677 gene encoding E3 ubiquitin-protein ligase RNF31-like isoform X1: MPSLSEDLQEVRSRAEVCLYSGGRVVEVRAGVMAMANLSLPPCSKYRHIAAETMVTENSFGSNRKETLASLQRLSTALNILEKYGCNLTNPNRPKYWRTVKHNNPVFRATVDAIQGGRAVLCLYGYSNQQADGLSFPDDVTDPDVGRVAAVTLEVMSLRIELEMLIKETHPHPEFYERIIPTLRHKDVGLNTDAVIFQSSSSSGHSKGQTKSLAFPLHHHSSRKSSHSLSIQVSSTSSNKHPG; this comes from the exons atgCCATCCCTGTCGGAGGACCTGCAGGAGGTGCGGAGTCGGGCTGAAGTGTGTCTGTACTCTGGTGGCAGGGTGGTGGAGGTGCGAGCCGGGGTGATGGCTATGGCTAATCTGTCCTTACCCCCCTGCTCCAAATACCGGCACATCGCTGCAGAGACCATGGTTACAGAGAACAGCTTCGGCAGCAACAGGAAGGAG acCCTTGCTTCTCTCCAGAGACTGTCGACTGCTTTGAACATCCTGGAGAAGTACGGCTGTAACTTAACGAATCCCAACAGGCCGAAATACTGGAGGACGGTGAAACACAACAACCCAGTGTTCAGGGCCACCGTCGATGCGATTCAG GGAGGACGAGCAGTGCTCTGTCTCTATGGTTACTCCAATCAGCAGGCCGATGGGCTCAGCTtccctgatgatgtcacagaccCGGATGTGGGCCGAGTTGCTGCAGTGACCCTGGAAGTGATGAGTCTGAGGATCGAGCTAGAAATGCTTATTAAG GAGACTCACCCACACCCTGAGTTCTACGAGAGAATCATACCTACACTCAGACATAAG GATGTCGGTCTGAACACTGACGCTGTGATCTTCCAGTCCTCCTCGTCTTCGGGACATTCAAAGGGTCAGACCAAGTCTCTGGCCTTCCCCCTCCACCATCACTCCTCCAGGAAGAGCAGCCACTCCCTGTCCATCCAggtctcctccacctcctccaacAAACACCCCGGTTAG